A window from Temnothorax longispinosus isolate EJ_2023e chromosome 1, Tlon_JGU_v1, whole genome shotgun sequence encodes these proteins:
- the LOC139824354 gene encoding NTF2-related export protein-like yields MVLCIFNAYDFDNKHLQNLLDPTIAKVRDFTQLYYEFLDNNRDMVLSMYVDHSFVIWNEHTIAGKEEIKNLWQKLPTSRHMMDSFEAYAIAADQTIFMVKINGFVEYEGYRRLKIRNNLMITAVDNSLKVVNDSIRVTLDNITTSL; encoded by the exons ATggtattatgtatatttaatgcGTATGATTTTGATAACAAACATTTACAGAATTTGCTCGACCCGACTATCGCAAAAGTGAGGGATTTCACACAACTGTATTATGAGTTCCTGGACAACAACAGAGAT ATGGTCTTGAGTATGTACGTGGACCACAGTTTTGTGATATGGAATGAACATACCATAGctggaaaagaagaaataaaaaacttgtGGCAAAAGTTGCCAACTTCTCGGCATATGATGGATAGTTTTGAAGCGTATGCAATTGCag CCGACCAGACAATATttatggtcaaaattaatggCTTCGTGGAGTACGAGGGATACCGTAGATTAAAAATTAGGAACAACCTGATGATCACGGCCGTGGATAATTCGTTGAAAGTAGTAAATGATTCTATTAGAGTCACACTAGACAATATAACGACTAGTCTGTAG